In Microbacterium binotii, one DNA window encodes the following:
- a CDS encoding SDR family oxidoreductase, giving the protein MHADLPLSGRTALITGVSRRRGIGYAVARALAARGAHLVIQHHRPHDADQPWGADDLDAVRAGIRSELAPGAVLTDIGADLADEGAIGRVMDAAAAATGAVDILVCNHAKSGDDGSILDMTPARLDAFWQVNARSTLLLTAEFARRKAPSRDEQRRPGERVSGAKPYAAPQGHVIWMTSGQIHGPMRGEIAYATSKAALAGITASVAAELLELGIVLNTVNPGPVNTGYMDAETADRPLDGVEEYLRTTPFGRFGRPEDAAELIAWLTSAAGSWVVGQVLTGDGGFSLG; this is encoded by the coding sequence ATGCACGCAGATCTTCCCCTGAGCGGCCGGACCGCTCTCATCACCGGCGTCTCGCGCCGTCGCGGCATCGGCTACGCCGTCGCCCGCGCACTCGCCGCACGCGGCGCGCACCTCGTCATCCAGCACCATCGTCCGCACGACGCCGACCAGCCGTGGGGAGCCGACGATCTCGACGCCGTCCGCGCCGGCATCCGTTCCGAGCTCGCGCCCGGAGCGGTGCTGACCGACATCGGCGCCGATCTCGCCGACGAAGGGGCCATCGGTCGGGTGATGGATGCGGCCGCCGCCGCGACCGGCGCCGTGGACATCCTCGTCTGCAATCACGCCAAGAGCGGCGACGACGGCAGCATCCTCGACATGACGCCCGCGCGTCTCGACGCCTTCTGGCAGGTGAACGCGCGCTCGACGTTGCTGCTGACGGCGGAGTTCGCCCGCCGAAAGGCTCCGAGTCGGGACGAGCAGCGGCGCCCGGGCGAGCGTGTGAGCGGCGCGAAGCCGTACGCTGCGCCGCAGGGTCACGTCATCTGGATGACCTCCGGTCAGATCCACGGGCCCATGCGGGGAGAGATCGCCTACGCGACGAGCAAGGCCGCGCTCGCCGGCATCACCGCATCGGTCGCCGCGGAGCTGCTGGAGCTGGGCATCGTGCTCAACACGGTGAACCCTGGTCCGGTGAACACCGGCTACATGGACGCCGAGACCGCGGACCGTCCGCTGGACGGCGTCGAGGAGTACCTCCGGACGACCCCGTTCGGACGCTTCGGTCGACCCGAGGACGCGGCGGAACTGATCGCCTGGCTGACCAGCGCCGCGGGCAGCTGGGTGGTGGGGCAGGTGCTCACCGGTGACGGCGGGTTCTCTCTGGGATGA
- a CDS encoding ABC transporter permease, which translates to MSWVLANLGMIAELALDHLRQSLIAIVVGFVLSIPLGWVAWRYRLLRGWVITVTGLLYTIPSLALLILLPTALGYRIPTEFNLIVGLTIYAIAILTRAVTDGLDSVDAGIRQAATAMGYGGFRRFFAVDLPLAGPVILAGLRVAAVSTISLATVGILVGVTNLGYLFTNGLQRRILEEVFAGVVAVVILALLIDLLLVLLGRLLMPWSRTVRPTRRRVAARAEAAA; encoded by the coding sequence ATGAGCTGGGTCCTCGCGAACCTCGGGATGATCGCGGAGTTGGCTCTCGACCATCTGCGCCAGAGCCTCATCGCGATCGTCGTCGGGTTCGTCCTGTCGATCCCGCTGGGGTGGGTGGCGTGGCGGTATCGTCTGCTGCGCGGCTGGGTCATCACCGTCACAGGCCTGCTCTACACCATCCCGTCCCTCGCGCTGCTGATTCTGTTGCCGACGGCTCTCGGCTACCGCATCCCGACCGAGTTCAACCTCATCGTCGGACTCACGATCTACGCGATCGCGATCCTCACGCGCGCCGTGACGGACGGCCTGGACTCGGTGGATGCGGGCATACGCCAGGCGGCCACGGCCATGGGCTACGGCGGCTTCCGGCGGTTCTTCGCCGTCGACCTCCCGTTGGCGGGGCCGGTGATCCTCGCGGGCCTGCGCGTCGCGGCGGTCTCGACGATCTCGCTCGCGACGGTCGGCATCCTCGTCGGCGTCACCAACCTCGGCTATCTCTTCACGAACGGACTGCAGCGCCGCATCCTCGAGGAGGTCTTCGCGGGTGTCGTCGCCGTCGTCATCCTGGCGCTCCTCATCGACCTCCTGCTGGTACTGCTCGGGCGCTTGCTGATGCCGTGGAGCCGCACCGTCCGCCCGACCCGTCGTCGTGTGGCCGCGCGAGCGGAGGCCGCGGCATGA
- the glmU gene encoding bifunctional UDP-N-acetylglucosamine diphosphorylase/glucosamine-1-phosphate N-acetyltransferase GlmU: MSESLTAPLAVIVLAAGQGTRMRSRLPKVLHPLAGQPLVGHVLRTAHVLEPARVAVVVRHERTLVAEAVAALAPDAVVVDQDEIPGTGRAVELGLAGLDTFDGDVLVLSGDVPLLEAETLRALVETHRAREAAVTLLSAVLADPTGYGRVLRDASGDVERIVEQKDATDHEAEVAEINAGVYVFRADALRRHLPEVGQANAQGEKYLTDVVALARRAGERIAVGQSPDPAAALGVNDRVQLAEAARILNARTVRRWQMAGASILDPATTWIDVDATLAEDVTVLPGTYLLGATTVAAGATIGPDTSLTDCEVGEDAVVRRTDATLAVIGPRASVGPFAYLRPGTTLAADGKIGTFVETKNSQIGEGSKVPHLSYIGDTTIGRGVNLGAGAITANYDDIAKHRTEIGDEVHSGSHNVFVAPVKIGDGAKTGAGAVIRKDVPAGALALSVAPQRNVEGWVENNRPGTAAADAAKRARTAQEAGDGTQR; encoded by the coding sequence ATGTCGGAATCGCTTACCGCACCGCTCGCCGTCATCGTCCTCGCCGCCGGCCAGGGAACGCGTATGCGCTCCCGCCTGCCCAAGGTGCTGCATCCGCTCGCCGGGCAACCGCTCGTCGGCCACGTGCTGCGCACGGCGCACGTGCTCGAGCCCGCGCGCGTGGCGGTCGTGGTGCGGCACGAGCGCACGCTCGTCGCCGAGGCGGTTGCGGCGCTCGCGCCCGACGCGGTCGTCGTCGACCAGGACGAGATCCCCGGCACCGGACGCGCGGTCGAGCTCGGGCTCGCCGGCCTCGACACCTTCGACGGCGACGTGCTCGTGCTCAGCGGCGACGTGCCGCTGCTCGAGGCCGAGACGCTGCGCGCGCTCGTCGAGACCCACCGGGCGCGCGAGGCGGCCGTGACCCTGCTCAGCGCGGTCCTGGCCGACCCCACCGGCTACGGCCGGGTGCTGCGCGACGCGTCCGGCGACGTGGAGCGCATCGTCGAGCAGAAGGATGCGACCGACCACGAGGCCGAGGTCGCCGAGATCAACGCGGGGGTCTACGTCTTCCGTGCCGACGCGCTGCGCCGACACCTCCCCGAGGTCGGCCAGGCCAACGCGCAGGGCGAGAAGTACCTCACCGACGTCGTGGCACTGGCCCGCCGCGCCGGCGAGCGCATCGCCGTCGGACAGTCGCCCGACCCCGCTGCCGCCCTCGGCGTCAACGACCGGGTGCAGCTCGCCGAGGCCGCCCGCATCCTCAACGCCCGCACGGTGCGCCGCTGGCAGATGGCGGGCGCCAGCATCCTGGACCCGGCGACGACCTGGATCGACGTCGACGCGACCCTCGCCGAAGACGTGACCGTGCTGCCGGGCACCTACCTCCTCGGGGCGACGACGGTCGCCGCGGGCGCGACGATCGGCCCCGACACGAGTCTCACCGACTGCGAGGTCGGCGAGGATGCGGTCGTGCGCCGCACGGATGCGACCCTCGCCGTCATCGGCCCGCGCGCGAGCGTCGGACCGTTCGCCTACCTCCGCCCGGGCACGACCCTCGCGGCCGACGGCAAGATCGGAACCTTCGTCGAGACGAAGAACTCCCAGATCGGCGAGGGCAGCAAGGTTCCGCACCTGTCCTACATCGGCGACACGACGATCGGACGCGGCGTCAACCTCGGCGCCGGCGCGATCACCGCGAACTACGACGACATCGCCAAGCACCGCACCGAGATCGGTGACGAGGTGCACAGCGGCTCGCACAATGTGTTCGTGGCGCCGGTTAAGATCGGAGACGGCGCGAAAACCGGTGCCGGAGCTGTCATCCGCAAGGATGTTCCGGCCGGTGCCCTGGCTCTCAGCGTCGCCCCTCAGCGCAACGTCGAGGGATGGGTCGAGAACAACAGGCCGGGCACGGCCGCAGCTGATGCGGCGAAGCGCGCACGGACCGCACAGGAAGCTGGCGATGGCACGCAAAGATAA
- a CDS encoding MarR family winged helix-turn-helix transcriptional regulator gives MATESDEVDRIVGSWMTQRPDLDFSPLEVLSRVDRLSRHLDRARREAFRRSDLEPWEWDVLSALRRSGEPYQLSPKQLLQQTLVSSGTMTNRIDRLVGRRLVRREADPADGRSVHVILTDEGRTRVDAAITRLVDAEALLLQRLSRGDRDRLAALLRKLSLGFDT, from the coding sequence ATGGCCACAGAGAGCGACGAGGTCGACCGCATCGTCGGATCGTGGATGACCCAGCGCCCTGACCTCGATTTCTCGCCGCTCGAGGTGCTCTCCCGTGTCGACCGCCTTTCGCGGCACCTCGACCGCGCCCGGCGGGAAGCGTTCCGTCGCAGCGATCTGGAGCCCTGGGAGTGGGATGTCCTCTCGGCCCTGCGGCGTTCCGGGGAGCCGTACCAGCTCAGCCCGAAGCAGCTGCTGCAGCAGACGCTCGTCTCCAGCGGCACCATGACCAACCGCATCGACCGACTCGTCGGACGTCGACTCGTGCGCCGCGAGGCGGATCCCGCCGACGGCCGCAGCGTGCACGTGATCCTCACCGACGAGGGCCGCACCCGCGTCGACGCCGCCATCACCCGCCTGGTCGATGCGGAGGCCCTGCTGCTGCAGCGACTCTCCCGCGGCGACCGCGACCGCCTCGCCGCCCTGCTGCGCAAACTCTCCCTGGGATTCGACACATGA
- a CDS encoding ABC-F family ATP-binding cassette domain-containing protein, with amino-acid sequence MAHLLGGEALHLEYPTKVVFDSVSLGVNEGDRIGIVGRNGDGKSTLLGMLAGRTEPDSGRVTVRGGVRIGVLDQADTLVDGRSIGESVVGDRPEHEWAGDARARDVIAGLLGDLDWDADVATLSGGQRRRVALAALLAGDWDVIALDEPTNHLDVEAISWLAAHLKKRWPATAGGLLVVTHDRWFLDEVCTVTWEVHDRIVEPFEGGYAAYILQRVERDRQAAAIESKRQNLARKELAWLRRGAPARTSKPKFRIDAANELIADVPEIRDSVSLRSLAVARLGKDVVDLLDASVSYDDREVLHEVEWRIAPGERTGILGVNGAGKSTLLGLVSGEIAPTAGRVKRGKTVQVATLSQRMDELDEHLDSPVRVVLAGLRTTYSFGAGSKAQELTPGQLLERLGFSSAQLSTPVKDLSGGQKRRLQLLLVLLSQPNVLILDEPTNDLDTDMLAAMEDLLDSWPGTLVVVSHDRYFLERVTDQQYAILDGRLRHLPGGVDEYLRLRAAQPANTGAERQKPADAAAASPALAGAERRAAEKELSAIDRRLAKLQTEIAALDARFADAHDDYDRLLELQRTRDGYVAEVAGLEERWLELGEALDD; translated from the coding sequence ATGGCTCATCTACTCGGCGGCGAAGCCCTCCACCTCGAATACCCGACGAAGGTCGTCTTCGATTCCGTCTCGCTCGGTGTGAACGAGGGCGACCGCATCGGCATCGTCGGCCGCAACGGCGACGGCAAGTCCACCCTTCTCGGAATGCTCGCCGGACGCACCGAACCCGACAGCGGACGGGTCACCGTCCGCGGCGGCGTGCGGATCGGCGTGCTGGATCAGGCCGACACCCTCGTCGACGGACGCTCGATCGGCGAGAGCGTCGTCGGCGACCGCCCCGAGCACGAGTGGGCGGGCGACGCCCGCGCCCGCGACGTCATCGCGGGACTCCTCGGCGACCTCGACTGGGATGCGGATGTCGCCACCCTCTCCGGTGGCCAGCGGCGCCGCGTGGCGCTCGCGGCACTCCTCGCCGGCGACTGGGACGTCATCGCCCTCGACGAGCCCACCAACCACCTCGACGTGGAGGCGATCAGCTGGCTCGCCGCGCACCTGAAGAAGAGATGGCCCGCCACCGCCGGCGGCCTGCTCGTGGTCACACACGACCGGTGGTTCCTCGACGAGGTCTGCACCGTGACCTGGGAGGTGCACGACCGCATCGTCGAGCCCTTCGAAGGCGGCTACGCCGCGTACATCCTGCAGCGCGTCGAGCGCGACCGCCAGGCTGCGGCCATCGAGTCGAAGCGGCAGAACCTGGCCCGCAAGGAGCTGGCGTGGCTGCGCCGCGGCGCGCCCGCACGCACGTCGAAGCCGAAGTTCCGCATCGATGCGGCGAACGAGCTCATCGCCGATGTCCCCGAGATCCGCGACAGCGTGTCGCTGCGTTCCCTCGCCGTCGCCCGACTCGGCAAAGACGTCGTGGACCTGCTCGACGCCTCCGTCTCCTACGACGACCGCGAAGTGCTGCACGAGGTGGAGTGGCGCATCGCCCCCGGCGAGCGCACCGGCATCCTCGGGGTGAACGGCGCCGGCAAGTCCACGCTGCTGGGGCTCGTCTCGGGCGAGATCGCACCGACCGCGGGGCGCGTGAAGCGCGGCAAGACCGTGCAGGTCGCGACGCTCTCGCAGCGCATGGACGAGCTCGACGAGCATCTCGACTCCCCCGTGCGCGTCGTGCTCGCAGGTCTTCGCACGACCTACTCGTTCGGGGCGGGGTCGAAGGCGCAGGAGCTCACCCCCGGTCAGCTGCTCGAACGCCTCGGATTCTCCAGCGCGCAGCTCTCGACACCGGTCAAGGACCTGTCGGGGGGCCAGAAGCGGCGCCTGCAGCTGCTTCTCGTCCTGCTCTCACAGCCCAACGTGCTGATCCTCGATGAGCCGACCAACGACCTCGACACCGACATGCTCGCGGCGATGGAGGATCTGCTCGACTCGTGGCCGGGTACCCTCGTCGTCGTCTCGCACGACCGGTACTTCCTCGAGCGCGTCACCGACCAGCAGTACGCGATCCTCGACGGCCGACTCCGGCACCTGCCCGGCGGCGTCGACGAGTATCTGCGCCTGCGTGCCGCACAGCCGGCGAACACCGGAGCGGAGCGCCAGAAGCCGGCGGATGCGGCGGCCGCATCCCCCGCGCTCGCGGGTGCCGAGCGTCGCGCCGCCGAGAAGGAGCTGTCGGCGATCGACCGGCGCCTCGCGAAGCTGCAGACCGAGATCGCCGCGCTGGACGCCCGGTTCGCCGACGCCCACGACGACTACGACCGGCTCCTCGAGCTGCAGCGCACCCGTGACGGGTACGTCGCCGAGGTCGCCGGCCTCGAAGAGCGCTGGCTGGAACTCGGCGAGGCGCTCGACGACTGA
- a CDS encoding FMN-binding protein, whose protein sequence is MIRTNAVPRPVRTAAAVVGVAGAFALAGCSAQADTASTTTEAASTPSSTGSTATTESSTGSSTGTTTYTDGTYTASGSYQTPESVEEISVTVTLADDVITSVEVTGDPQARESQQYQSQFIGGISDVVVGKDIDEISVSRVAGSSLTSGGFNKAIEEIKSEAKA, encoded by the coding sequence ATGATCCGCACGAACGCCGTACCCCGCCCCGTCCGCACTGCCGCCGCCGTCGTCGGCGTCGCCGGAGCATTCGCACTGGCCGGTTGCTCCGCGCAGGCCGACACCGCGTCAACCACCACGGAGGCCGCGTCGACGCCGAGCTCGACCGGTTCGACGGCGACGACCGAGAGCTCGACCGGCAGCTCGACCGGGACCACGACGTACACGGACGGTACTTATACGGCGTCCGGTTCCTACCAGACGCCCGAGAGCGTCGAAGAGATCAGCGTCACCGTCACCCTGGCCGACGATGTCATCACCTCGGTCGAGGTGACCGGAGATCCGCAGGCGCGCGAGTCGCAGCAGTACCAGTCTCAGTTCATCGGGGGCATCTCCGACGTCGTCGTGGGCAAGGACATCGATGAGATCTCGGTCAGTCGCGTGGCCGGCTCGTCGCTCACGAGCGGCGGCTTCAACAAGGCCATCGAGGAGATCAAGAGCGAAGCGAAGGCCTGA
- a CDS encoding ABC transporter substrate-binding protein — translation MSTAFRRRVALVGAVALTSALALAGCASSSDPLSDGDQTKAPSDTIVVGSQDYYSNEIIAEIYAQALEGAGFTVQRDFTIGQRDAYLPELESGAITLFPEYTGNLLQFFEPDTEARSSDDVYAALEEALPENLTVLDQSTASDQDSYTVTEAFAEQWGLETIADLSKVTEPLTLGGPPELADRPYGPTGLKSTYGIDVTFQATGATTVEDLVAGTVNVANVFTADPQIQTQKLKVLEDPKSLFLASNVVPLVNKDVAGDIADVINKVSAALTPEGLVALNVESTVDKASSADIAKKWLADNGLS, via the coding sequence ATGTCCACAGCATTCCGTCGCCGCGTCGCCCTCGTCGGCGCCGTCGCGCTCACCTCGGCGCTGGCCCTCGCCGGCTGCGCGTCCTCTTCCGACCCGCTCTCGGACGGCGACCAGACGAAGGCGCCGTCCGACACGATCGTCGTCGGCTCGCAGGACTACTACTCGAACGAGATCATCGCGGAGATCTACGCCCAGGCGCTCGAGGGCGCCGGCTTCACGGTGCAGCGCGACTTCACGATCGGTCAGCGCGACGCGTACCTGCCCGAGCTCGAGAGCGGCGCCATCACGCTGTTCCCGGAGTACACCGGCAACCTGCTCCAGTTCTTCGAGCCGGACACGGAGGCGCGTTCGTCCGACGACGTCTACGCCGCGCTCGAGGAGGCCCTGCCCGAGAACCTCACGGTGCTCGACCAGTCGACGGCGAGCGACCAGGACTCGTACACGGTCACAGAGGCGTTCGCCGAGCAGTGGGGCCTCGAGACCATCGCCGACCTCTCGAAGGTCACCGAGCCGCTGACCCTGGGCGGCCCGCCCGAGCTCGCCGACCGTCCGTACGGACCCACCGGTCTCAAGAGCACCTACGGCATCGACGTGACCTTCCAGGCGACCGGCGCGACCACGGTCGAAGACCTCGTGGCCGGCACCGTGAACGTCGCCAACGTGTTCACGGCCGACCCGCAGATCCAGACCCAGAAGCTGAAGGTCCTGGAAGACCCGAAGTCGCTGTTCCTCGCGTCGAACGTCGTTCCGCTCGTCAACAAGGACGTCGCCGGCGACATCGCCGACGTCATCAACAAGGTGAGCGCCGCGCTGACGCCTGAGGGCCTCGTCGCGCTGAACGTCGAGAGCACGGTCGACAAGGCCTCCTCCGCCGACATCGCAAAGAAGTGGCTGGCGGACAACGGCCTGAGCTGA
- a CDS encoding FAD:protein FMN transferase, with translation MPELWGFDAIGTRWEIETAEPVADPTRTLIRSVIAGFDQEWSRFRADSLVSRLAVDGGEAAAPADAAAMLDAYRELDAATAGAVNPLVGESLARRGYDAASSFVDRGATPAPSWQQVLEWDAQTLRLAQPALLDVGALGKGRLVDLVAAVLADAVSGGFVVDASGDMAVHGGPVRVGLEHPFDPSRAIGVFEVEDAALCASAINRRAWGEGLHHVLDARTGVPVRTIAATWALASDAMHADAAATALFFDGGPELAADWGVSWVRMTTDGTVEWSADQKAELFL, from the coding sequence ATGCCCGAGCTGTGGGGGTTCGATGCGATCGGCACCCGTTGGGAGATCGAGACCGCCGAGCCCGTCGCCGACCCCACCCGAACCCTCATCCGCTCCGTCATCGCGGGCTTCGACCAGGAGTGGTCGAGGTTCCGCGCGGACTCCCTCGTGAGCCGCCTCGCCGTCGACGGCGGCGAGGCGGCCGCGCCGGCTGACGCGGCGGCCATGCTCGACGCGTACCGCGAGCTCGACGCTGCCACGGCCGGCGCGGTGAATCCGCTGGTGGGGGAGAGCCTCGCCCGTCGCGGATACGACGCCGCCTCCTCGTTCGTCGACCGAGGGGCGACTCCCGCGCCGTCATGGCAGCAGGTGCTCGAATGGGATGCGCAGACGCTGCGCCTCGCGCAGCCCGCGCTGTTGGATGTGGGTGCGCTCGGCAAGGGGCGCCTGGTCGATCTGGTCGCGGCTGTCCTCGCCGATGCCGTCTCGGGCGGCTTCGTCGTCGACGCGAGCGGAGACATGGCCGTGCACGGAGGACCCGTCAGGGTCGGCCTCGAGCATCCCTTCGACCCGTCGCGCGCCATCGGCGTGTTCGAGGTCGAGGATGCAGCCCTGTGCGCGTCCGCGATCAACCGCCGCGCGTGGGGCGAGGGCCTCCACCACGTGCTCGATGCCCGTACCGGTGTCCCGGTGCGCACGATCGCCGCGACCTGGGCGCTGGCATCCGATGCGATGCACGCCGACGCCGCGGCGACCGCGCTCTTCTTCGACGGCGGCCCGGAGCTGGCCGCCGACTGGGGGGTGTCGTGGGTGAGAATGACCACCGACGGCACCGTCGAATGGTCAGCAGACCAGAAAGCCGAGTTGTTCCTGTGA
- a CDS encoding ABC transporter permease: MNVFWDAIVWLFSPEQYSGPSALQVLLLQQLGYTAVAVAIAGVIAIPAGLAIGHTGRGREIAVAISGAARAVPSFGLLVLLVLLMGVLHKPEAAVVTFVVLAIPALLAGAYTGLEAIDRRVIDAARAMGMTEWQTLWRVEIPLGLPLLVGGIRSAVLQVVATVTIAAYVGLGGLGLPIIQGIPLRRIDQVLGGAIVVALLALVLDALLALAQRAAVPAGIRVQASSRTPRRLRSRSVQAV; the protein is encoded by the coding sequence ATGAACGTGTTCTGGGATGCGATCGTCTGGCTGTTCTCGCCCGAGCAGTACAGCGGTCCGAGCGCGCTGCAGGTGCTGCTGCTCCAGCAGCTCGGCTACACGGCGGTCGCCGTGGCGATCGCAGGGGTGATCGCGATTCCCGCGGGCCTCGCCATCGGCCACACCGGCCGCGGCCGCGAGATCGCGGTGGCCATCTCGGGCGCCGCCCGCGCTGTGCCGTCTTTCGGCCTGCTGGTGCTGCTGGTGCTGCTCATGGGCGTGCTGCACAAGCCGGAAGCGGCGGTCGTGACCTTCGTCGTCCTCGCCATCCCGGCGCTGCTCGCCGGCGCCTACACCGGGCTCGAGGCCATCGACCGGCGCGTCATCGACGCCGCCCGCGCGATGGGGATGACCGAGTGGCAGACCCTGTGGCGCGTGGAGATTCCGCTCGGCCTCCCGCTGCTCGTCGGCGGCATCCGCTCGGCCGTCCTGCAGGTCGTCGCCACCGTGACGATCGCCGCCTACGTCGGCCTCGGCGGGCTCGGCCTGCCGATCATCCAGGGCATTCCTCTGCGGCGGATCGACCAGGTGCTGGGCGGGGCGATCGTCGTCGCCCTCCTCGCGCTCGTGCTCGATGCGCTGCTCGCCCTCGCCCAGCGTGCCGCCGTACCCGCCGGCATCCGTGTCCAGGCGTCGTCGCGCACGCCGCGGCGGCTGCGCTCCCGATCCGTGCAGGCCGTCTGA
- a CDS encoding NAD-dependent epimerase/dehydratase family protein translates to MQRALVVGGTGLLGYHTTQELLRRGYRVATLALPATDAPELPVEVDAHWGDLNLMTDGELADLLTGTDAVFFAMGADERTLPPAPASRFYYEANVVPTQRLARLARAAGVGRFIVFGSDTAEWGERWPELGFRTRNAYPRSRYAQEEVAVLEGDGAMDVMVLRLPYIFGVVAGQRPRWQAVLDAVASSAGPIPVLGGSTSAVTVRQVAQAAVGAMERGTHGSRYTLSAYELSHSQFLELCCEAVGRDPHDVAVVPLGDLLPTSEAREAEVQAVGREFGLHPADTALLGEKRAVGDVADTIALDVEPDDVLGEIRACLAWCVEHPRETVPA, encoded by the coding sequence ATGCAACGCGCACTCGTCGTCGGCGGCACTGGCCTCCTCGGCTACCACACCACGCAGGAGCTCCTGCGTCGCGGCTATCGGGTCGCGACCCTCGCGCTTCCCGCGACCGATGCTCCGGAGCTTCCGGTCGAGGTCGATGCCCACTGGGGCGACCTGAACCTGATGACCGACGGCGAGCTGGCCGACCTGCTGACCGGCACGGATGCGGTGTTCTTCGCGATGGGCGCCGATGAGCGCACGCTCCCGCCCGCCCCCGCATCCCGCTTCTACTACGAGGCCAACGTCGTCCCGACGCAGCGCCTCGCACGCCTCGCGCGCGCGGCCGGTGTCGGGCGCTTCATCGTCTTCGGCTCCGACACCGCCGAGTGGGGCGAGCGCTGGCCCGAGCTCGGGTTCCGCACCCGCAACGCCTACCCGCGCTCCCGTTACGCGCAGGAGGAGGTCGCGGTGCTCGAGGGCGACGGCGCGATGGATGTCATGGTGCTGCGCCTGCCGTACATCTTTGGCGTCGTGGCCGGGCAGCGCCCCCGCTGGCAGGCCGTGCTGGATGCGGTCGCATCCAGCGCCGGTCCGATCCCGGTGCTGGGCGGGTCCACATCCGCGGTCACCGTGCGCCAGGTCGCGCAGGCCGCCGTCGGAGCGATGGAGCGGGGCACGCACGGCAGCCGGTACACCCTGAGCGCCTACGAGCTCAGCCACTCCCAGTTCCTCGAACTGTGCTGCGAGGCGGTCGGGCGCGACCCGCACGACGTCGCCGTGGTGCCGCTCGGCGACCTGCTTCCCACCTCCGAGGCCCGCGAGGCCGAGGTGCAGGCGGTCGGTCGCGAGTTCGGTCTGCACCCCGCAGACACGGCACTCTTGGGTGAGAAGCGCGCGGTGGGGGATGTGGCAGACACGATCGCCCTCGACGTCGAACCCGACGATGTCCTGGGCGAGATCCGCGCCTGCCTCGCCTGGTGCGTCGAGCATCCGCGCGAGACCGTCCCGGCCTGA
- a CDS encoding ribose-phosphate diphosphokinase encodes MARKDKTVDLDRERGIAPGLVAKTKKRLVVASGRSHPELAVEVATQLGTQLVPTEYRTFASGEILTRFEVSIRGCDFFLLQSFGPPVNEWLMETLIMLDAAKRASAKRITVVAPYFPYSRQDKKGRGREPISARLVADLLKTAGADRVMSVDLHAAQIQGFFNGPVDHLFAKPVLLEYFERTLSPEDRAKLTVVSPDTGRVRVADTWSDSLGAPLAIIHKRRDPNVANQVTVNEIVGSVAGRVCLLVDDMIDTGGTIVKAAQALKASGAERVIVAATHAVFSDPATERLQDASIDEVVVTDTIPLPAEKRFPALTVLPIAPLLGRAIREVFEDGSVTSMFDGAA; translated from the coding sequence ATGGCACGCAAAGATAAGACGGTCGATCTGGATCGTGAGCGCGGAATCGCTCCGGGACTGGTCGCCAAGACCAAGAAGCGTCTCGTCGTGGCTTCGGGGCGCTCGCACCCCGAGCTGGCGGTGGAGGTCGCCACGCAGCTGGGCACGCAGCTCGTTCCCACGGAGTACCGCACCTTCGCGTCGGGCGAGATCCTGACGCGCTTCGAGGTCTCGATCCGCGGCTGCGACTTCTTCCTGCTGCAGAGCTTCGGCCCCCCGGTGAACGAGTGGCTCATGGAGACGCTCATCATGCTCGATGCGGCCAAGCGCGCATCCGCCAAGCGCATCACCGTCGTGGCGCCGTACTTCCCGTACTCCCGCCAGGACAAGAAGGGCCGCGGTCGCGAGCCCATCAGTGCTCGCCTGGTCGCCGACCTGCTGAAGACGGCGGGCGCCGACCGCGTCATGAGCGTCGACCTGCACGCCGCCCAGATCCAGGGGTTCTTCAACGGTCCCGTCGACCACCTCTTCGCGAAGCCCGTGCTCCTGGAGTACTTCGAGCGCACGCTGAGCCCCGAGGACCGGGCGAAGCTCACGGTCGTCTCGCCGGACACCGGCCGGGTGCGGGTGGCCGACACGTGGTCCGACAGCCTCGGTGCACCGCTGGCGATCATCCACAAGCGTCGCGATCCCAACGTCGCCAACCAGGTCACCGTCAACGAGATCGTCGGCTCGGTCGCGGGCCGCGTGTGCCTGCTGGTCGACGACATGATCGACACCGGCGGCACGATCGTGAAGGCGGCGCAGGCGCTGAAGGCCAGCGGTGCGGAACGGGTCATCGTCGCGGCGACGCACGCCGTCTTCAGTGATCCGGCCACCGAACGCCTGCAGGATGCGTCGATCGACGAGGTCGTGGTGACGGACACGATTCCGCTTCCCGCAGAGAAGCGTTTCCCCGCGCTGACCGTGCTGCCGATCGCGCCGCTTCTGGGCCGCGCGATCCGCGAGGTCTTCGAGGACGGCTCGGTCACGAGCATGTTCGACGGCGCCGCCTGA